In Bacteroidales bacterium, a single window of DNA contains:
- a CDS encoding UDP-3-O-(3-hydroxymyristoyl)glucosamine N-acyltransferase, protein MKFTTNITLETILEITGAKPKGNLNVEILGLNEVHMVEKGDISFVDHPKYYSKILNSKADIILINTEDVEVPEGKLLLISDDPFAAFVRLIKHFKPFVSSDTNVSDTAKIGKGSVIQPNCFVGNNVVIGEGCIIHSNVSIYDDVVIGNNVIIQSGSIIGGDAFYFQKKNGKYRKFETCGNVIIEDDVEIGALCTIDKGVTGDTRIGQGTKFDNHVQVGHDTVIGKNCLIGCHCSIAGVAIIEDDVIVWSKSAINKDLVIGKGAVILATSAVDKSVAPGQVVFGVPAIDAHKKWRELAALRNLPDILKKLDN, encoded by the coding sequence ATGAAATTTACTACCAATATTACTCTTGAAACAATTTTGGAAATTACCGGCGCAAAACCAAAGGGAAATCTTAATGTTGAAATATTAGGATTGAACGAGGTGCATATGGTTGAAAAAGGCGATATCTCTTTTGTTGACCATCCGAAATATTATAGCAAAATATTAAATTCAAAAGCGGATATAATTTTAATTAATACTGAAGATGTTGAGGTTCCTGAAGGAAAACTTTTATTAATTTCCGATGATCCTTTTGCTGCTTTTGTTCGATTGATTAAGCATTTTAAACCTTTTGTTTCTTCCGATACAAATGTTAGTGATACCGCTAAAATTGGTAAAGGTTCTGTAATTCAGCCGAATTGTTTTGTCGGAAATAATGTTGTAATAGGCGAGGGCTGCATCATTCATTCTAATGTATCCATATATGATGATGTTGTTATAGGTAATAATGTTATCATTCAGTCGGGTTCTATTATAGGAGGTGATGCGTTTTATTTTCAAAAGAAAAACGGTAAATACAGAAAATTTGAGACTTGCGGAAATGTTATTATCGAAGATGATGTTGAAATAGGCGCTTTGTGTACAATAGACAAAGGTGTTACCGGTGATACGAGAATAGGTCAAGGTACAAAATTTGATAATCATGTGCAAGTCGGTCATGATACCGTAATCGGAAAAAACTGTCTTATAGGTTGCCATTGTTCAATTGCCGGAGTAGCAATTATTGAAGATGATGTTATTGTTTGGTCTAAATCCGCAATAAACAAAGATCTTGTAATTGGTAAAGGAGCCGTTATATTGGCTACATCGGCGGTGGATAAGTCGGTTGCGCCCGGACAAGTTGTTTTTGGCGTTCCTGCTATTGATGCACACAAAAAATGGAGAGAGTTGGCCGCATTAAGAAATCTTCCTGATATTCTGAAAAAACTGGATAATTAA
- the efp gene encoding elongation factor P, with amino-acid sequence MATTADFRNGLCIEFNGDLYTIVEFQHVKPGKGPAFVRTKLKNLKTGRVIPNTFTAGVKIDIARVERRQYQYSYKDDLGYHFINQETWEDTVIEEDMIPTPQFLLEGQTVEIVFHADTETPLTCDLPPFVELRITYTEPGERGNTATNTMKDATLETGAIVKIPLFINTGEKIKVDTRTGEYSERVKE; translated from the coding sequence ATGGCTACAACAGCAGATTTTAGAAACGGTTTATGTATTGAATTTAATGGAGATTTGTATACTATTGTTGAATTTCAGCATGTAAAACCGGGAAAAGGTCCGGCTTTCGTAAGAACAAAATTAAAAAACTTAAAAACAGGAAGAGTTATTCCGAATACTTTTACAGCTGGTGTTAAAATAGATATTGCAAGAGTTGAGAGACGTCAATACCAATATTCATATAAAGATGATCTCGGATATCATTTTATAAACCAAGAGACATGGGAAGATACTGTTATTGAGGAGGATATGATACCTACACCGCAATTCTTATTGGAAGGACAAACGGTTGAGATAGTTTTTCATGCTGATACTGAAACTCCTTTAACTTGCGACCTTCCTCCTTTTGTTGAACTTAGAATTACTTACACAGAACCGGGCGAAAGAGGCAATACCGCAACTAATACTATGAAAGATGCAACTCTTGAAACCGGCGCAATTGTAAAAATTCCGCTTTTCATTAATACCGGAGAAAAAATAAAAGTTGATACTCGTACCGGAGAATATTCCGAGAGAGTTAAAGAATAA